The following are encoded in a window of Thermoanaerobacter ethanolicus JW 200 genomic DNA:
- a CDS encoding 2-oxoacid:ferredoxin oxidoreductase subunit beta: MASELVERYFRKETLPNIWCPGCSNGIVTAAIVRAIDNLGLDQNKVCIVSGIGCSARASGYLDFNTLHTTHGRAIAFATGIKFANPELTVIVITGDGDNAAIGGNHFIHACRRNIDLTVVMYNNHIYGMTGGQYSPTTPRFDRATTAPYGNIDRYFDICKLAIGAGATYVARGTAYHVHQLTKLIERGISHKGFSFIEALSICPTYYGRKNKKGTPADMLKWLKDHAVDIKQGSKMDPEEFHDKFIIGELLNIDEPEFVEEYQKMLNNLKVNYK; this comes from the coding sequence ATGGCTTCTGAGTTAGTAGAAAGGTATTTTAGAAAAGAAACGTTACCAAATATTTGGTGTCCAGGTTGCAGCAATGGAATAGTAACGGCAGCTATTGTAAGAGCAATTGACAACTTAGGACTTGATCAAAACAAGGTATGTATTGTATCTGGAATTGGTTGTTCTGCAAGGGCATCAGGATACTTGGATTTTAATACTTTGCATACTACCCATGGAAGAGCTATTGCTTTTGCAACAGGTATTAAATTTGCTAATCCTGAGCTTACAGTAATAGTTATTACTGGAGATGGAGATAATGCGGCTATTGGAGGTAATCACTTTATTCATGCTTGCAGAAGAAATATAGACTTAACTGTAGTAATGTACAACAACCATATTTATGGAATGACAGGAGGACAGTATTCTCCAACGACTCCACGATTTGACAGAGCTACTACTGCACCTTACGGAAATATTGATAGGTATTTTGATATTTGCAAATTGGCCATTGGAGCAGGTGCTACTTATGTAGCTAGGGGTACTGCTTACCATGTTCATCAATTGACAAAACTAATTGAAAGAGGAATTTCTCATAAAGGTTTTTCCTTCATTGAAGCTTTAAGTATATGTCCTACTTACTATGGAAGAAAAAATAAAAAAGGAACACCTGCAGATATGCTAAAGTGGTTAAAAGACCATGCAGTAGACATAAAACAAGGTAGTAAAATGGACCCTGAAGAGTTTCATGACAAATTTATTATTGGAGAGCTTTTAAATATTGATGAGCCTGAATTTGTAGAAGAATATCAAAAAATGTTAAATAATTTGAAGGTGAATTACAAATGA
- a CDS encoding DUF6431 domain-containing protein, with protein MQIIFHVDNIEEYLHKGKDYNFPDPPDRCPYPDCKCRVKLKKHGFYYRYYLDGPNCIKIAIRRYICPVCKRTLSYLPDFCLPHFQYSFNMIVKSLKETLTREKTLSSFISDLKRNFPTILFSRQHIYFYTKRIMNNLSFIIYGLRQIDPYIKLSETDSQRERAREILDIISIVPLFSQRFYAHCQKSFLASLT; from the coding sequence ATGCAAATAATTTTCCATGTTGATAACATTGAAGAATATTTACATAAAGGTAAAGATTACAATTTTCCTGACCCACCAGATAGATGTCCTTATCCCGATTGCAAGTGTAGAGTAAAACTAAAAAAGCACGGGTTTTATTACCGTTACTATTTAGATGGACCTAACTGTATAAAAATAGCCATAAGAAGATATATATGTCCTGTGTGCAAAAGAACTCTTTCCTACCTTCCTGATTTCTGTCTCCCCCATTTTCAGTATTCTTTCAATATGATTGTAAAGTCTTTAAAAGAGACACTTACAAGAGAAAAAACTCTCAGTTCTTTCATAAGTGACTTAAAAAGAAACTTTCCCACCATACTATTTTCAAGACAGCATATATATTTTTACACCAAAAGGATAATGAATAATTTAAGTTTTATCATATACGGATTAAGGCAAATAGACCCTTACATAAAGTTATCTGAGACTGACTCACAAAGAGAGAGGGCCAGAGAGATTTTGGACATAATAAGCATTGTACCACTCTTCTCCCAACGGTTTTATGCTCATTGCCAAAAATCATTTCTGGCCTCTCTCACATAA
- a CDS encoding Glu/Leu/Phe/Val family dehydrogenase, whose protein sequence is MSKESLNPLIIAQKQIKNACDLLGLEESVYELLKEPMRVLEVSIPVQMDDGTVKVFKGYRSQHNDALGPTKGGIRFHPDVTLDEVKALSMWMTFKCGVVGLPYGGAKGGVVVNPKELSNDELQRLSRGYIRAIVSIIGPNKDIPAPDVNTNMQIMAWMVDEYNKIVGYNSPAVITGKPLIYGGSKGRTAATGYGVALMAREAVKRLQMDSKNCTSAVQGFGNVGSYTALNLHRLGAKIVAVSDVYGGIYNKDGIDVEKLVEHVNKTGTVCNFEGTTSITNEELLTMDVDILALAALENQITSANAPDVKAKIICEGANGPTTPEADKILAEKGVFVVPDILANSGGVIVSYFEWVQNLMNYYWTEKEVEERQEIMMVNAFNAIYELAQQYKVDMRTAAYMISIKRVYEAMKIRGWL, encoded by the coding sequence ATGTCAAAAGAGTCATTAAATCCTTTGATTATTGCGCAAAAACAGATTAAAAATGCTTGTGATTTGCTGGGGTTAGAAGAATCTGTTTACGAACTTTTAAAGGAACCTATGCGAGTATTAGAAGTTTCCATTCCTGTGCAGATGGATGATGGTACAGTAAAAGTCTTTAAAGGTTATAGGTCCCAACACAATGACGCATTAGGGCCCACAAAAGGTGGAATAAGATTTCATCCTGATGTTACATTAGATGAAGTAAAAGCCTTATCCATGTGGATGACATTTAAATGTGGGGTAGTTGGGCTGCCATACGGGGGAGCAAAAGGCGGAGTAGTGGTAAATCCAAAAGAATTATCTAACGATGAGTTGCAGAGGTTAAGCAGGGGCTATATAAGAGCAATAGTCAGTATAATTGGTCCTAATAAAGATATACCAGCTCCAGATGTAAATACTAACATGCAAATTATGGCTTGGATGGTAGATGAGTATAACAAAATTGTAGGCTACAATAGCCCTGCGGTCATTACAGGAAAACCTTTGATATATGGTGGTTCTAAGGGAAGAACTGCTGCAACTGGATATGGAGTTGCATTGATGGCACGGGAGGCTGTAAAACGTTTACAGATGGATTCCAAAAATTGTACATCAGCTGTACAGGGCTTTGGAAATGTTGGAAGTTACACAGCTTTAAATCTTCATAGATTAGGAGCTAAAATTGTGGCAGTAAGTGATGTGTATGGAGGTATATACAATAAAGATGGAATTGATGTCGAAAAATTAGTAGAGCATGTAAATAAGACAGGAACAGTTTGCAATTTTGAGGGAACAACCAGTATAACAAATGAAGAGCTTTTAACAATGGATGTAGATATTTTAGCTTTAGCAGCTTTAGAAAACCAGATAACTTCTGCAAATGCGCCAGATGTAAAGGCGAAAATAATTTGCGAGGGAGCAAATGGTCCTACCACCCCTGAAGCAGATAAAATTTTAGCAGAAAAAGGCGTGTTTGTAGTTCCAGATATTTTAGCTAATTCAGGAGGAGTAATAGTCTCATATTTTGAATGGGTACAAAATCTCATGAATTATTATTGGACAGAAAAAGAAGTAGAAGAAAGACAGGAAATTATGATGGTAAATGCTTTTAACGCTATATATGAATTAGCACAACAGTACAAAGTTGATATGAGGACAGCAGCTTACATGATATCGATTAAACGAGTCTATGAAGCTATGAAAATTAGAGGTTGGTTATAA
- a CDS encoding 2-oxoacid:acceptor oxidoreductase family protein: MSSIEIRLSGSGGQGLILAGIILAEAAILDGKNSVQSQSYGPEARGGSSKAEIIISDEYITYPKVLKPDILLTLAPSAYLWYKNDMKENGIIIIDESIIPNDEDAQKVIRLPIIKTAQEVIGRAFVANIISLGVIAELTNVVTKESLERAVLNRVPPGTEEINKRALTEGYNLEKMRGSEIWQKQMI; this comes from the coding sequence ATGAGTTCAATAGAGATAAGATTAAGTGGTTCAGGAGGGCAAGGTTTAATCCTTGCAGGAATAATTTTGGCGGAAGCTGCAATATTGGATGGTAAAAATAGTGTTCAAAGTCAGTCCTATGGTCCTGAGGCAAGAGGGGGGTCCAGCAAAGCAGAAATAATAATAAGTGATGAATATATAACGTATCCTAAGGTATTAAAGCCAGACATACTACTTACTCTTGCGCCTTCTGCCTATTTATGGTATAAAAATGACATGAAAGAAAATGGAATAATTATAATAGATGAATCAATAATTCCTAATGATGAAGATGCCCAAAAAGTTATCCGACTTCCCATAATAAAAACTGCACAAGAGGTTATTGGAAGAGCTTTTGTGGCGAATATAATATCTTTAGGTGTAATAGCAGAGTTAACTAATGTAGTAACAAAAGAATCTTTGGAAAGAGCTGTTTTAAATAGAGTACCTCCAGGCACAGAAGAGATTAACAAAAGAGCATTGACAGAGGGCTATAATCTTGAAAAAATGAGGGGTAGTGAAATATGGCAAAAACAGATGATTTGA
- a CDS encoding DDE-type integrase/transposase/recombinase — protein MLDEKAREAIALKRFSLISPVLNGQVKNQKEYFDALSDKPIEIPYLGMRRYTPKTLRGWLYQYLRGGIEALKPGYRSDRGKYRKIDFELSEKIKQKKLEHPEMPNKLLYETLIGEGIISPDKVSLSTFYRFLKNIPVKSLDKEKEGKTKRFSHEFINELWQTDVMYGPYIKEGKTKRQTYLIAYIDDASRLCTYARFYYTQNFLALRDSFKEAVLRRGIPKMLYTDNGKIYRSTQFEYICASLGTSLIHAEPFSPHSKGKIERFFHTVRMRFLSTIDPTSIKSIDELNMMFFKWLENDYNRKEHSSIGMSPLDFFMSQISRVNMCGDIDMLNECFLIRVNRKVNKDATLKVENILYETEEKFKGMRLEVRYDPQWLKDNTPLLLFHEGKKVGEAYKVNFHENAKIPVEYIEDRNVVSENEDTVDFAAKPNPPVISFNDIID, from the coding sequence ATGCTTGATGAAAAAGCGAGAGAAGCTATAGCATTAAAGAGATTTTCACTGATAAGTCCGGTGCTAAACGGACAGGTAAAAAATCAGAAAGAATATTTTGATGCTCTTTCCGATAAACCTATTGAGATACCTTATCTTGGAATGAGAAGATATACTCCCAAGACACTTAGAGGGTGGCTATATCAGTATTTAAGAGGTGGTATAGAAGCGTTAAAGCCGGGTTATCGAAGCGACAGAGGCAAATACAGAAAGATAGACTTTGAACTTTCAGAGAAAATAAAGCAAAAGAAGCTTGAACATCCTGAAATGCCAAACAAACTTCTTTATGAGACATTGATAGGAGAAGGAATAATATCACCGGATAAAGTATCCCTTTCGACATTCTATAGGTTTTTAAAAAACATTCCTGTAAAATCTTTAGATAAAGAAAAAGAGGGTAAAACAAAGAGATTTTCCCATGAATTCATCAATGAACTGTGGCAGACTGATGTCATGTATGGGCCATATATTAAAGAAGGTAAAACAAAGAGACAAACGTACCTTATTGCATATATAGATGATGCTTCAAGGCTGTGTACCTATGCTCGCTTTTACTATACCCAGAATTTTTTAGCTTTAAGAGACTCATTTAAAGAAGCAGTGCTAAGAAGGGGAATACCCAAAATGCTCTACACTGACAATGGAAAGATATATAGAAGCACTCAATTTGAATATATATGTGCATCACTAGGTACATCTCTTATTCATGCTGAGCCCTTTTCACCTCATTCAAAAGGGAAAATAGAAAGATTCTTTCATACGGTGAGAATGAGATTTTTAAGCACAATAGATCCTACATCCATAAAGAGTATAGATGAGCTCAATATGATGTTTTTTAAATGGCTGGAGAATGATTACAACCGAAAAGAACATAGCAGTATTGGCATGAGTCCTTTAGATTTTTTCATGTCTCAAATATCAAGGGTAAATATGTGTGGTGACATAGATATGTTGAATGAATGTTTTCTCATAAGAGTAAATCGTAAAGTAAACAAAGATGCTACACTTAAAGTGGAAAATATACTTTATGAAACAGAAGAAAAGTTTAAAGGTATGCGCTTAGAAGTCAGATATGACCCGCAGTGGCTTAAGGATAATACACCCCTTCTACTTTTTCATGAAGGCAAAAAAGTGGGGGAAGCGTATAAGGTAAATTTTCATGAGAATGCTAAAATTCCTGTAGAATATATCGAAGACAGAAATGTTGTAAGCGAAAATGAAGATACTGTGGATTTTGCTGCAAAACCTAATCCCCCAGTAATATCCTTTAATGATATCATTGATTAA
- a CDS encoding histidine phosphatase family protein yields MTTRLYIARHGQSEWNLHNKMQGVQDIDLTPTGLKQAELLASRLKNEKIDCIYSSDLKRAYVTAQIIAKELGLEVQKIPEFREMSFGIWEGLTSEEINELYKEIYTLWKTNPVKANIEKGETLEEVQKRMVKNTLKIVEENKGKNILIVSHGTSIKALILGLLGIDLSFYPRFRVDNTSLNIIDVKEDGKTVLVLFNDTCHLRRDEKII; encoded by the coding sequence ATGACTACACGACTATATATAGCACGTCACGGGCAATCAGAGTGGAATTTACACAATAAAATGCAAGGTGTGCAGGATATTGATTTGACACCTACAGGTTTAAAACAGGCTGAACTACTGGCGAGTCGATTAAAAAATGAGAAAATAGATTGTATATATTCAAGTGATTTAAAAAGAGCTTATGTAACTGCACAAATAATTGCAAAAGAGTTGGGATTAGAAGTTCAGAAAATTCCTGAGTTTAGAGAAATGTCCTTTGGTATATGGGAAGGGCTTACATCGGAAGAAATTAATGAATTGTATAAAGAAATATATACATTATGGAAAACAAATCCTGTTAAAGCTAATATAGAAAAAGGAGAAACTTTAGAAGAAGTTCAAAAGAGAATGGTAAAAAATACTTTGAAGATAGTTGAAGAGAATAAAGGAAAAAATATATTGATTGTTTCTCATGGGACTTCTATAAAAGCACTGATTTTAGGGCTTTTAGGAATTGACTTAAGTTTTTATCCTAGATTTAGAGTTGATAATACTTCTCTTAATATAATAGATGTTAAAGAAGATGGAAAAACTGTTTTAGTGCTATTTAACGATACTTGTCATTTGAGGAGAGATGAAAAAATAATATGA
- a CDS encoding MurR/RpiR family transcriptional regulator: MAKTDDLIKRIQDNYTKLSKSQKIIAEYIINHYDKAAFMTAAKLGASINVSESTVVRFANTLGYNGYPELQNALQELIKNKLTTVQRLEMTEETDEIAILNNVLKADIENIKETINEINKDDFRRVVSDIINATKIYIIGSRSSIVIAEYLGFYLNLIRENVSVVKAGVSDVFEQILRVSENDLVIGIGFPRYSKRTLDVLKYAKSQNAKIVTITDSLISPLTSVADEILIAKSNMASFVDSLVAPLSLVNALVVAVGLKEKEKITDTFEKLESIWDEYGVYFSKPN, translated from the coding sequence ATGGCAAAAACAGATGATTTGATAAAAAGGATACAAGATAATTATACAAAATTAAGCAAAAGCCAAAAGATAATAGCAGAGTATATTATAAATCATTATGATAAGGCAGCTTTTATGACAGCTGCAAAATTGGGAGCCAGCATAAATGTAAGTGAATCAACTGTTGTAAGATTTGCTAATACTTTAGGCTATAATGGATATCCAGAACTTCAAAATGCACTGCAAGAGCTTATAAAAAATAAACTTACAACAGTGCAAAGGTTAGAAATGACAGAAGAGACAGATGAAATTGCTATATTGAATAATGTACTAAAAGCCGACATAGAAAACATAAAAGAGACCATAAATGAAATAAATAAGGATGACTTTAGAAGAGTCGTTTCAGATATCATCAATGCTACAAAAATTTATATAATAGGTTCCAGAAGTTCTATTGTCATTGCAGAATATTTGGGATTTTATTTAAATTTAATACGGGAAAATGTGTCAGTCGTTAAAGCCGGCGTATCAGATGTTTTCGAGCAAATTCTCAGAGTTAGTGAAAATGATTTAGTGATAGGAATTGGTTTTCCGAGATACTCAAAAAGAACATTAGATGTGCTGAAATATGCAAAATCTCAGAATGCAAAAATCGTTACAATAACAGACAGTTTAATTTCTCCTCTTACCTCTGTTGCTGATGAGATATTAATTGCGAAAAGCAACATGGCTTCTTTTGTGGATTCATTAGTGGCACCGCTAAGTCTTGTCAATGCTCTTGTTGTAGCTGTGGGTCTCAAAGAAAAAGAGAAAATAACGGATACTTTTGAAAAATTGGAAAGTATTTGGGATGAATATGGAGTATATTTCTCAAAGCCAAATTAA
- a CDS encoding ExeA family protein — MFTQYFGMKFNPFSKEISVNDLYISEDIAELNARLKYLQETRGIGLIVGEAGSGKSTALRKYAESLNRSTFKPCYFALSTLTVREFYQALAMILGETPSYKKVTLFHQIQRAITELYYSQKITPVIILDEIQLVSNDVLEDLRIIFNFNMDSQNPYILILSGQPHIRNKLALNVNSALRQRISIKYVMQGLKKEEIQDYIKTRMKIAGMVDDIFTPSAYEAIYSLTKGLPRIINNLVTASLLYAYSKRLREIDEEVIYQAQNEISL, encoded by the coding sequence ATGTTTACCCAATATTTTGGAATGAAATTTAATCCATTTTCTAAAGAGATAAGTGTAAACGACCTTTACATAAGTGAAGACATTGCTGAATTAAATGCCAGGCTAAAATATTTACAAGAAACAAGGGGTATAGGACTTATCGTTGGGGAGGCCGGTTCAGGCAAATCTACCGCATTAAGAAAATATGCTGAAAGCCTCAACCGTTCTACATTTAAACCATGTTACTTTGCCCTTTCTACACTCACAGTGAGAGAATTCTATCAAGCATTGGCTATGATTTTAGGCGAAACCCCCTCATACAAAAAAGTAACGCTCTTTCACCAGATACAAAGAGCGATAACAGAACTTTACTATAGCCAGAAGATAACTCCTGTCATAATATTAGATGAAATACAACTGGTTTCTAATGATGTTCTTGAAGACTTGAGAATAATATTTAACTTTAATATGGATTCTCAAAACCCGTATATATTGATACTTTCAGGACAACCACACATAAGAAACAAATTAGCTCTTAATGTAAACAGTGCACTAAGGCAAAGAATTTCTATAAAGTATGTAATGCAAGGGCTAAAAAAAGAAGAAATTCAAGATTATATAAAAACAAGAATGAAAATAGCCGGAATGGTAGATGACATATTTACACCATCAGCATATGAAGCAATATATTCTCTAACAAAAGGGCTCCCAAGGATAATAAATAACCTGGTAACAGCTTCTTTACTCTATGCGTATTCTAAAAGGCTAAGAGAAATAGATGAAGAAGTAATATACCAGGCACAAAATGAAATCAGTTTATGA